In one Pseudomonadales bacterium genomic region, the following are encoded:
- a CDS encoding D-glucuronyl C5-epimerase family protein, translating into MQDQQRIDPNHNPLLVQMAVDYKQMGRLAFAAITISALTLVGLIYGKSGIWKVEPLEQTDVQNAVHILGKSGIPILQIPKVGKTHHPAWIALYALAYAGVEAYTGELEGRSNDDHFYACISWLEENLKRAKGGLWTWTYDFDSTYNDITIKAPWSSAFAQATGIQAFLIAYRKSGEDRYLNLARKAALALTTPLSEGGLLFQSDNDIWFEEIPHPVSNPGHILNGHMRALIALNALSEAIPESDFGTWAQRGADTLARWLPRFDTGYWFRYDLNPRKSELLFRLVNPYGFPSHSLAIDRIELKDPGTGEITIVDVGATDDAIGSARIAGTDWGQVERIEDRTIRRLLGARLASPVVGAPHSYFYVNLPGTWRDNLSSDAYELSIEYLDDAAANISIQQRSIAPGPEFRDVRDGDLLLSGSGTWRRWIVPIRPVDLGYWVGSAYAEKHAIYLSEIATWDPRFAAWSTIARGYELSAAFPESIGTQVSGAVEALPSQTPVKAVFDLDDDGVIRQHASTSAADGIYHPYMIADQALTGGLAVPENADIRFARTQLRREPAIAWLLNPENQYRVGDAALYTFPISNAYNDVFTEAGWASSFFQTYALKALIAAGKDGLHSSANLAQTIEAVAWGFAISVQDGGVKTTDRRSLDWFEEVPNATHVLNAHLVTLPELMAAGDHLRSDAIKALARNGLASLREHLHLFDTGYWLRYDLNPRKRLLLQIDWLSGSLSPMIDEVRLYNPRTAQYVRLDVGSTADTDAQTAISGTEWLAAETIEDTTVRGFARGYDIRSEAPSGAALHNVFLMIALPDTGGGDMFDMPTLQLIVRYLDRAPGEFALKIQSIHEGSHLVFTPLRGGVVKTLGDQLWKEARVDIRPQDLGWYKGPDYQVYEVSQLERLSALVDDESWFYRQYALRHRHFLDLAQAGLPVIQEPVIALRTPPLNLSLSDSSPTYPGFDYRNALDGDPNDDYVAGIEGEANSMVELALETAARPRELSLTWESANNLARKVDVYAIEDESDEPLRIGGTGTANPTIETLELDPPRDVIRLRIVFSDFRGQNRLLLRLMEIR; encoded by the coding sequence GTGCAAGATCAACAACGAATCGATCCGAACCATAACCCGCTTCTAGTGCAGATGGCTGTCGACTACAAGCAGATGGGCAGGCTGGCTTTCGCAGCCATTACTATCTCCGCGCTAACGCTTGTCGGATTGATATACGGGAAGTCGGGCATCTGGAAGGTAGAACCTCTGGAGCAGACAGACGTGCAGAATGCCGTCCATATCCTGGGTAAATCCGGCATACCGATTCTCCAGATCCCCAAGGTCGGGAAAACTCATCATCCTGCTTGGATCGCTCTGTACGCTCTGGCTTATGCCGGTGTAGAAGCTTATACAGGCGAATTGGAAGGCAGAAGCAACGATGATCATTTCTATGCCTGCATATCCTGGCTCGAAGAAAATCTCAAAAGAGCAAAAGGTGGGCTCTGGACCTGGACCTACGATTTCGACAGTACCTACAACGACATTACGATCAAAGCACCTTGGTCCAGTGCGTTTGCACAGGCAACAGGAATCCAGGCTTTCCTGATCGCATACAGGAAAAGCGGTGAAGATCGATATCTTAATCTGGCCAGGAAAGCTGCACTCGCGCTAACGACACCGTTGTCTGAAGGCGGTTTACTTTTCCAATCTGACAATGACATCTGGTTTGAAGAGATTCCGCACCCTGTCAGCAATCCTGGTCATATTCTAAATGGTCACATGCGCGCACTCATCGCACTCAACGCCTTGAGCGAGGCGATTCCGGAGTCTGATTTCGGGACCTGGGCGCAACGCGGAGCAGACACACTCGCTCGCTGGCTGCCTCGATTCGATACGGGCTACTGGTTCAGATACGACCTCAATCCCCGCAAGTCTGAACTCCTATTCCGCCTTGTGAATCCGTATGGCTTTCCCAGCCACTCGCTGGCGATCGATCGGATAGAGTTGAAGGACCCGGGAACGGGAGAGATCACCATCGTTGATGTCGGCGCTACAGACGATGCAATTGGCTCTGCGAGGATTGCCGGAACGGACTGGGGACAGGTGGAGCGGATCGAGGATCGGACGATCAGGAGACTGCTTGGTGCCCGACTCGCATCACCAGTCGTGGGCGCCCCGCACAGTTATTTCTATGTCAATCTACCCGGGACCTGGCGGGACAATCTAAGTAGCGACGCCTACGAACTGAGCATCGAGTATCTGGATGACGCGGCTGCCAACATCTCCATTCAGCAACGTTCGATTGCACCTGGCCCCGAGTTCAGGGACGTGCGAGATGGCGACCTGCTCCTCAGCGGCTCAGGCACGTGGCGTCGCTGGATCGTACCGATCAGGCCCGTCGACCTAGGCTACTGGGTAGGCAGTGCCTACGCCGAGAAGCATGCAATTTACCTCAGCGAGATCGCAACCTGGGATCCGCGTTTCGCCGCATGGTCCACGATTGCGCGTGGGTACGAACTATCCGCAGCATTTCCGGAATCCATCGGCACACAGGTGTCCGGGGCCGTCGAGGCACTCCCGTCGCAAACCCCGGTCAAAGCGGTTTTCGACCTGGATGACGACGGTGTTATTCGCCAGCACGCCAGCACTTCGGCTGCCGATGGAATCTACCATCCATACATGATTGCAGACCAGGCATTGACGGGAGGGCTGGCGGTTCCAGAAAACGCCGATATCCGCTTTGCACGCACACAACTGAGACGTGAACCGGCGATCGCGTGGCTACTCAATCCCGAAAACCAGTACCGGGTAGGCGACGCCGCGCTCTACACTTTCCCAATCAGCAACGCATACAACGACGTGTTCACCGAAGCTGGCTGGGCGTCGTCCTTCTTCCAGACCTATGCGCTGAAGGCTCTGATCGCAGCGGGTAAGGATGGGCTTCATTCATCTGCCAACCTGGCGCAGACGATAGAGGCCGTCGCGTGGGGCTTCGCGATATCGGTGCAGGACGGTGGAGTGAAAACCACAGATCGGCGCAGCCTGGACTGGTTCGAAGAGGTTCCAAACGCGACCCATGTGCTCAATGCGCACCTCGTTACACTGCCCGAATTGATGGCGGCGGGAGATCATCTGCGATCCGACGCGATAAAAGCTCTGGCACGCAACGGACTGGCATCCCTACGCGAACACCTCCATCTTTTCGACACCGGCTACTGGCTAAGATACGACCTCAACCCTCGCAAGCGCCTGTTGTTGCAGATTGACTGGCTGTCCGGATCGCTCTCGCCGATGATCGATGAGGTTAGGTTGTACAATCCCAGGACCGCACAGTATGTGCGTCTGGATGTGGGGTCCACTGCGGATACCGATGCGCAAACCGCAATCTCGGGCACCGAGTGGCTCGCCGCCGAGACTATCGAAGACACAACTGTGCGTGGTTTCGCTCGCGGATACGACATACGCAGCGAGGCACCATCCGGTGCTGCGCTACACAATGTGTTCCTCATGATCGCCCTTCCTGATACCGGTGGTGGCGATATGTTCGACATGCCCACTCTCCAGCTTATCGTGCGTTATCTGGATCGCGCGCCAGGCGAGTTCGCCCTGAAGATCCAATCAATCCATGAGGGGAGTCACCTCGTATTCACACCGTTGCGCGGAGGTGTGGTGAAAACCCTGGGTGACCAGCTATGGAAGGAAGCGAGGGTCGATATCCGGCCGCAAGACCTGGGCTGGTACAAGGGTCCGGACTACCAAGTGTACGAAGTATCGCAACTGGAACGACTATCAGCCCTGGTGGATGACGAAAGCTGGTTCTATCGACAGTACGCGTTACGACACCGCCATTTCCTGGATCTCGCGCAAGCCGGGCTACCAGTGATACAAGAGCCAGTCATCGCGTTGCGAACACCGCCATTGAATCTATCCCTGAGCGATTCGTCTCCGACCTATCCAGGTTTCGACTACCGCAATGCGCTGGACGGGGACCCGAACGACGACTATGTCGCTGGGATCGAAGGCGAGGCGAACTCGATGGTTGAACTTGCACTGGAGACTGCCGCGCGACCCCGGGAATTGAGCCTGACGTGGGAGAGCGCAAATAATCTGGCCCGAAAAGTGGACGTTTACGCAATCGAAGATGAATCGGACGAGCCTCTTCGAATCGGTGGCACCGGGACGGCAAATCCGACCATCGAAACGCTTGAGCTGGATCCCCCCCGGGATGTGATTCGACTGCGGATCGTCTTCTCGGATTTCCGCGGACAGAACAGGTTGTTGCTTCGACTCATGGAGATTCGGTGA
- a CDS encoding transglutaminase domain-containing protein, with the protein MTPYDFRRNPRFQQTRRRFAFGLGVALAAVGLGACGRTPTRGAWSSYRHLPPIDEPVVLSGDAGDRPIIAAVDPTNPLHIFRVPVTRRIEFLAEQLAHGTASIFEFFERSMTYIDGFKVGFASDATPDATVLERVGACGTFSGTLLALCRCHGIEGRYINFHNYPENNGHTVCELLIAGQWMLFDPTTHIYYSAKSIPGAQPLAYEGVRDRYLAGAPVYRNGGNTRSGRDLYSGADIFLKADPQGVIGPSRALRFPLKLHLTERPVVTRPEFGTTFQGAVYIGAAGTNHEHRWDLQGLVPGNRYRFGFKPKWLGGDLSIGDSTFRIITTIEGGSFMRQPPSTLDFSTGTAESWSTEFEATCTSIGQREGSKSQDSNLFFFAFITRFRNGFVRQIRYLQVRAL; encoded by the coding sequence GTGACACCCTACGACTTTCGGCGGAACCCTCGCTTCCAGCAGACGCGACGGCGATTCGCTTTTGGTCTGGGTGTCGCTCTCGCAGCAGTGGGTCTGGGTGCTTGCGGTCGTACCCCGACGCGCGGCGCCTGGTCTTCCTACAGGCATCTTCCACCGATCGATGAGCCAGTTGTGCTGTCGGGTGACGCGGGAGACCGACCGATCATTGCCGCTGTCGACCCGACCAATCCATTGCATATCTTCCGGGTCCCGGTGACCCGACGAATCGAGTTTCTCGCCGAACAGCTTGCCCACGGAACAGCTTCAATATTCGAATTCTTTGAGCGGAGCATGACCTATATCGATGGGTTCAAGGTCGGCTTCGCGTCGGACGCAACGCCGGATGCAACGGTTCTCGAACGAGTCGGCGCCTGCGGCACCTTCAGCGGAACTCTACTTGCGCTATGTCGCTGTCACGGGATCGAAGGCCGCTACATTAACTTTCACAACTATCCGGAGAACAACGGCCATACCGTCTGCGAACTGCTCATCGCAGGTCAATGGATGCTGTTCGACCCCACTACCCACATCTACTACTCTGCAAAGTCGATACCCGGTGCGCAACCTCTCGCCTATGAGGGAGTCCGCGATCGCTATTTAGCGGGCGCACCGGTCTACCGGAACGGAGGAAACACACGTTCCGGGCGGGATCTTTATAGCGGAGCGGACATCTTCCTCAAAGCCGATCCCCAAGGCGTCATCGGACCTTCTCGGGCGCTGCGATTCCCGCTCAAGCTGCACCTCACCGAGCGACCCGTGGTGACGCGGCCGGAATTCGGTACGACATTCCAGGGGGCTGTATACATCGGCGCGGCCGGTACCAACCACGAGCATCGCTGGGACCTGCAAGGATTGGTGCCGGGCAACCGCTATCGCTTCGGTTTCAAACCCAAGTGGCTTGGCGGCGATCTTTCAATCGGCGACTCGACGTTCCGTATCATCACGACTATCGAGGGAGGGAGCTTCATGCGCCAACCGCCGTCCACGCTGGACTTTTCCACGGGAACTGCGGAGTCATGGTCGACGGAATTCGAAGCAACTTGTACATCCATTGGGCAGAGGGAAGGTTCCAAGAGTCAAGATTCGAACTTGTTCTTTTTTGCTTTTATTACTCGATTCCGAAATGGTTTCGTACGTCAAATACGATATCTACAGGTTCGAGCTCTATAG
- a CDS encoding transglutaminase domain-containing protein codes for MSDSSEIARRCMPGLTRRRLLSGVGFSAFIMSIPGCERGSDGRWPKPNGQTLISNPTLLPSPAGDEVVFSAEDSENPLHIFRIPITRRMQHLADQLAQGTDSATHFVDRCMAYIDGFSVGIASLSTPDATALERVGACGTFTNTLLALSRCRGIRGRYVGLYNFPPGDGHTLCELHIDNRWMLFDPTTHVYFIDGDREKARPLSYHEVHRYFLFNSPIKRIGGNHRSGIDLYSSGEIYQTADPQGIIGPGLPMIFPLSLDTRAMPVLRKEGFGPKFQGSNFIGAASTNQQQLWTLSGLDIGGSYEFSIRPNWIGGDLAPDDREFRLDYSLEGGLAINTPASLLDFSKLPLENWTLRFSASQTEVRLLLTHPYRGPEFRYFHALEYRLRPLDHLPS; via the coding sequence ATGAGCGATTCTTCTGAAATCGCAAGAAGATGCATGCCCGGGCTTACGCGACGCAGGTTGTTATCTGGCGTAGGATTCAGCGCCTTCATCATGAGCATTCCTGGGTGCGAAAGAGGATCAGATGGCAGATGGCCAAAACCAAATGGCCAAACGCTGATCTCAAACCCTACGTTGTTGCCTTCTCCTGCTGGCGACGAAGTGGTTTTTAGCGCGGAAGATTCCGAAAATCCACTGCATATTTTCAGAATCCCAATTACCCGTCGAATGCAGCACTTAGCCGACCAACTGGCTCAGGGCACCGATTCAGCCACACACTTTGTCGACAGATGCATGGCTTACATCGACGGATTCAGCGTTGGCATTGCTTCGCTATCCACCCCAGATGCAACAGCTCTCGAACGAGTAGGTGCCTGCGGTACGTTTACCAACACGCTCCTCGCGCTGAGCCGCTGTAGAGGAATTCGGGGCCGATACGTAGGACTATACAATTTTCCGCCTGGAGACGGACACACTCTATGCGAACTACACATCGACAATCGATGGATGCTGTTTGATCCCACAACTCATGTCTACTTCATCGACGGGGATAGAGAAAAAGCACGCCCGCTCTCATATCATGAAGTGCATCGGTATTTTTTGTTCAACTCACCTATAAAGCGTATCGGAGGGAATCACAGAAGCGGAATCGATCTGTACAGTAGTGGGGAGATCTATCAGACTGCTGACCCACAAGGAATTATCGGACCGGGTCTGCCAATGATCTTCCCGCTTTCTCTAGATACAAGAGCAATGCCTGTACTGAGAAAAGAAGGTTTCGGGCCTAAGTTTCAAGGATCGAATTTCATCGGAGCTGCATCAACGAATCAGCAACAGTTGTGGACACTATCAGGATTGGATATTGGCGGAAGCTACGAGTTTTCGATTAGACCCAATTGGATTGGCGGTGATCTTGCCCCGGACGATCGGGAATTTCGACTTGACTATTCATTGGAGGGTGGTCTGGCTATCAATACGCCTGCATCCCTCCTCGACTTTTCGAAGTTGCCGCTAGAAAATTGGACATTGAGGTTTAGCGCTTCCCAAACTGAAGTGCGATTGCTACTAACTCATCCATATAGAGGGCCAGAATTTCGATACTTCCACGCATTGGAGTATCGCCTCAGACCTCTAGATCATCTCCCCTCATGA
- the asnB gene encoding asparagine synthase (glutamine-hydrolyzing), with translation MCGLLGIASSVKDARSLASLTERGLKQIIHRGPDDFGLFVDEQNRVVFGHRRLAIIDPEHGQQPMHSEDGNLTIVFNGAIYNYLELRRELIALGHPIHSYSDTEVIIYAYRQWGENCVKRFLGMFAFAIWDRTRRRIFCSRDRIGIKPFYYSFDGRNFVFASEIKAILATGLVRAESNTEGLQDYLTFQFCLGEKTLFKRIRKLEPGHSLTVHLGGDRLSLTVKQYWDLQYDIDDEHDEAWFADHLAGLIEDSVRIHLRSDVPLGAHLSGGLDSSVVVSLAAGLLKGERVKTFTGAFPEGPQYDETSYAQIVAAFAGTDYHETYINGAELPDVLPKLMYFMDEPLAGPGVIPQYYVSKLASEHVKVVLGGQGGDELFIGYARYLVAYLEKCLYGAIFETAQDHRYAVTLESIVPNLPILQTYTPMLQGLWHDGLFASSDKRYFKLIDRSEGMSHLFTPEVTQSHYKPYESFASIFNREGLHSLINQMTYFDMKGSLPALLHVEDRTSMAASIESRVPLLDHRIVEFMARIPPNVKFAGGRMKHLFKESVRNSVPPEIFARKDKMGFPTPLTQWTKGVAKDFVLDTLLSNRVRERGIYNLPALEGAIGSEREFGRVVWGLLCLELWHRTFIDGDSHFSV, from the coding sequence ATGTGCGGATTACTTGGAATTGCTAGCTCAGTCAAAGACGCGCGAAGTCTCGCATCGTTAACTGAACGAGGACTGAAGCAGATCATTCACCGCGGTCCCGACGATTTCGGTCTGTTCGTTGATGAGCAGAATCGTGTTGTCTTCGGCCACCGCCGCCTGGCAATAATCGATCCTGAGCATGGCCAGCAGCCGATGCACTCGGAGGACGGCAACCTTACCATTGTATTCAACGGGGCGATCTACAACTATCTCGAGCTGAGGAGAGAACTGATCGCGCTAGGCCATCCTATTCATTCCTATTCCGATACCGAGGTGATCATCTACGCCTATCGACAATGGGGTGAAAACTGCGTGAAGCGATTCCTTGGCATGTTTGCATTCGCAATATGGGATCGCACCAGGCGCAGGATCTTTTGCTCGCGAGATCGGATAGGCATCAAGCCATTTTATTACTCATTCGACGGGCGGAACTTCGTCTTCGCCTCAGAAATCAAGGCGATCCTCGCGACGGGTCTGGTTCGCGCTGAGTCAAACACGGAGGGGCTTCAGGACTACCTGACGTTCCAGTTCTGTCTAGGTGAAAAGACGCTTTTCAAACGGATCCGCAAACTCGAGCCTGGGCACTCATTGACAGTGCACCTGGGTGGGGATCGCTTGTCTCTAACTGTGAAGCAGTACTGGGACCTCCAGTACGATATTGACGATGAGCATGATGAAGCCTGGTTCGCGGACCACCTTGCCGGCTTGATAGAAGACTCTGTCAGGATTCATCTCCGTTCGGATGTCCCACTTGGCGCGCACCTTTCGGGAGGCCTGGATTCCAGCGTGGTGGTGAGCCTGGCAGCCGGGCTGCTCAAGGGCGAGCGTGTCAAGACTTTCACTGGAGCCTTCCCGGAAGGTCCGCAGTACGACGAGACCAGTTACGCACAGATCGTGGCCGCATTCGCAGGCACTGATTACCATGAGACTTACATCAATGGCGCTGAGCTCCCGGACGTATTGCCCAAGCTCATGTATTTCATGGATGAGCCACTAGCCGGACCGGGAGTTATTCCACAGTACTACGTATCAAAACTGGCCTCCGAGCATGTCAAAGTTGTCCTCGGTGGCCAGGGAGGCGATGAACTGTTCATCGGATACGCCCGATACCTCGTCGCCTACCTCGAAAAGTGCCTCTATGGGGCCATATTCGAAACAGCACAGGACCACCGCTATGCAGTCACACTCGAATCCATCGTACCGAACCTGCCAATATTGCAGACCTACACTCCCATGCTGCAGGGCTTGTGGCACGACGGTCTTTTTGCCAGCAGTGACAAGCGCTACTTCAAACTGATCGATCGCAGCGAAGGCATGAGTCATCTGTTCACACCCGAAGTGACTCAAAGCCACTACAAACCCTATGAATCCTTCGCTTCCATTTTCAATCGCGAAGGCCTCCACTCACTCATCAACCAGATGACCTACTTCGATATGAAAGGTTCTCTTCCGGCTCTTTTGCATGTAGAAGACCGAACAAGTATGGCCGCTTCAATCGAATCGCGTGTACCACTTCTGGATCATCGGATCGTCGAATTCATGGCACGTATCCCTCCCAATGTGAAATTCGCTGGCGGGCGGATGAAACATCTGTTCAAAGAGTCCGTGCGAAATTCCGTGCCCCCGGAGATCTTCGCTCGTAAGGACAAGATGGGTTTCCCAACCCCCTTGACACAATGGACTAAGGGAGTCGCCAAAGATTTCGTCCTGGACACCCTCCTTTCCAACCGCGTCCGTGAGCGAGGAATTTATAATCTCCCCGCTCTGGAGGGGGCGATAGGCAGCGAGCGTGAATTCGGCAGGGTAGTCTGGGGCCTGTTGTGTCTCGAACTCTGGCACCGAACGTTCATTGATGGCGATTCGCACTTCAGTGTCTGA
- a CDS encoding glycosyltransferase, which produces MSEPDGFGRGVLLLTTDRQIDRRILLGADSLRRLGWHATIVAMPLDTPYEEDPQIQRIGPAGTAVTRESLVVHCYRLLRRLLGTNRGPIRSLKSLTWRFLVNPERFYERLFWPSIADRKCDVIVANDLPMLPVAAKLAEQSGARLVYDSHELYSEQEFSEREKERWSRIEAKYIHRCSAVITVNESIASELTRRYDVAPVHVILNAERSSNPPTRSAYFHDRYGLPETTGVLLFQGGMTSGRNIETLVRSMSMVNSDIALVLMGDGELSSSLESLVKRLQLQDRVYLHPAVPQSDLLARTAAASAGVIPYLATCLNNYYCTPNKLFEFIAAGVPILASELPELSKFVNGWEIGLVGDTSTPEHTAHLIDQFFADDKRLETFRHNVESARLEINWETEEKKLINIFDSLP; this is translated from the coding sequence GTGTCTGAGCCCGACGGTTTCGGTCGTGGTGTGCTGCTCCTCACTACCGACCGCCAGATAGATAGACGGATACTCCTCGGTGCGGACAGTCTGAGGCGTCTAGGCTGGCACGCCACAATCGTCGCAATGCCACTCGACACACCCTACGAAGAGGATCCACAGATACAGCGGATAGGGCCTGCCGGTACAGCCGTAACCCGAGAAAGCCTGGTAGTTCACTGCTATCGGCTGCTGCGACGCCTGCTCGGAACCAATAGAGGCCCCATTCGATCGTTGAAGAGTCTCACCTGGCGCTTTCTGGTCAATCCTGAGCGCTTTTATGAGCGGCTGTTCTGGCCGTCGATCGCAGACAGGAAATGTGACGTTATCGTGGCCAACGATCTGCCGATGCTGCCGGTTGCGGCAAAACTTGCCGAGCAGTCCGGCGCCCGTCTCGTATACGACAGCCACGAACTCTACAGCGAGCAGGAGTTTTCAGAGCGGGAAAAAGAGCGCTGGAGCCGGATCGAGGCGAAGTACATCCATCGCTGCTCTGCGGTGATCACGGTGAATGAGTCGATCGCTTCAGAGCTGACCCGCAGATACGACGTCGCTCCGGTACATGTGATCCTTAATGCCGAGCGCAGCAGCAATCCACCAACCCGATCAGCCTACTTTCATGATCGCTATGGTCTGCCGGAGACGACCGGCGTGCTGTTGTTTCAGGGGGGAATGACGAGCGGACGCAATATCGAGACACTGGTTCGCAGCATGTCGATGGTGAACTCCGACATCGCATTGGTGCTCATGGGTGATGGTGAACTGTCAAGCAGTCTTGAATCACTCGTGAAGCGACTGCAACTTCAGGACCGTGTTTATCTCCACCCCGCAGTGCCGCAGTCCGATCTCCTCGCTAGAACCGCAGCAGCGAGCGCAGGCGTCATTCCCTACCTGGCTACCTGCCTTAACAACTACTACTGCACGCCGAACAAACTGTTCGAGTTCATTGCCGCTGGCGTACCTATTCTGGCAAGTGAATTGCCTGAACTGTCGAAATTCGTCAATGGATGGGAAATCGGGCTTGTGGGGGACACCAGCACTCCGGAACATACAGCCCACCTGATCGATCAGTTTTTCGCAGATGACAAACGCCTGGAAACATTCCGGCACAACGTCGAGAGCGCAAGACTCGAGATCAACTGGGAAACGGAAGAGAAAAAGCTCATCAACATCTTCGATTCACTGCCATGA
- a CDS encoding glycosyltransferase family 4 protein: MKVLVIYQYYQDRTAPGHSLVYELTQHLAECGHEVTVVSGETGYMDPQQPTIPWHRRLVRREVDGNVTVIRTYTYSELHRSYLGRLLSFISFSLTSPFGLLLAGRHDVALASSPPIFPVFIAWLFCRIRRIPFVLEVRDLWPDSAVQMGILKNRHLIAIMRWMERKLYDGSKKIIALTQGIHDDICRRGWSRDKVELVTCGVDSSRLYPDENARSATRERFNWNDRTVVLYFGALGEANNIPVILRAAKRLETSSEFLFVLVGNGMKRDETARWMAKMQIKNIQLLPPVPKEHARAYINAADICLATLRDIPLFDGAIPTKMIDYMACSRPVLCGIRGEAQQIIESSGAGLSFVPDSDEQLAEQLLELAANPGLRQEMGAKGLEFVQQRFSAGEMREHAENTLQQAADPEYVKVANGC; encoded by the coding sequence ATGAAAGTACTGGTGATCTATCAGTACTATCAGGACCGGACTGCCCCGGGACACTCCCTCGTCTATGAGCTGACCCAGCATCTGGCGGAGTGTGGGCACGAGGTGACGGTCGTATCCGGAGAAACCGGCTACATGGATCCTCAGCAACCAACCATCCCCTGGCATCGCCGGCTGGTGAGGCGGGAGGTTGATGGCAATGTAACAGTCATCCGGACCTATACGTACTCCGAACTGCATCGAAGCTATCTGGGTCGTCTGTTGAGCTTCATTTCGTTCTCTCTGACCAGTCCCTTTGGCCTCCTGCTGGCGGGTCGACACGATGTGGCCCTGGCATCGTCCCCTCCGATCTTTCCGGTGTTCATCGCCTGGCTGTTCTGCAGAATCCGGCGCATTCCCTTCGTACTCGAGGTCCGCGACCTGTGGCCCGACTCCGCTGTGCAGATGGGGATTCTGAAAAACCGGCACCTCATCGCGATCATGCGGTGGATGGAACGGAAACTGTACGACGGATCAAAGAAGATTATCGCACTGACCCAGGGCATCCACGACGATATCTGCAGGCGCGGCTGGTCGCGAGACAAGGTAGAACTCGTCACCTGCGGGGTGGATTCATCCCGGCTCTACCCGGACGAAAATGCGCGATCCGCAACACGCGAGCGCTTCAACTGGAACGACCGAACTGTCGTTCTTTACTTCGGCGCCCTTGGTGAAGCCAACAACATTCCAGTCATTCTTAGAGCTGCGAAGCGTCTCGAAACATCCTCCGAATTCCTGTTTGTACTCGTCGGTAATGGAATGAAACGGGATGAGACCGCCAGATGGATGGCGAAAATGCAGATCAAAAACATACAGTTGCTTCCTCCAGTACCGAAGGAACACGCGCGCGCCTACATCAACGCCGCGGACATCTGCCTGGCAACTCTGCGCGACATCCCCCTCTTCGATGGCGCTATTCCTACAAAAATGATCGACTACATGGCCTGTAGCCGTCCTGTACTCTGCGGCATTCGCGGTGAGGCACAGCAGATAATCGAATCTTCCGGCGCAGGGTTATCGTTCGTACCCGACTCGGATGAGCAACTTGCCGAGCAACTTCTGGAACTGGCAGCCAATCCCGGGTTGAGGCAGGAAATGGGCGCTAAAGGTCTCGAATTTGTTCAGCAGCGCTTCTCTGCAGGCGAGATGCGTGAACATGCCGAAAATACCCTCCAGCAGGCGGCGGATCCGGAATATGTGAAAGTCGCCAACGGCTGCTGA
- a CDS encoding NAD-dependent epimerase/dehydratase family protein, whose product MAVLGVSSQLGVPLVLALSKAGHQVSGISRATTARAPCDIHVYDPDTHKFKPPLAGVTAIISLAPLPNIPDVLDIATALHATRIIAFGSTGVFSKETSTSDIERRFVRDQLNAERLLARNSQERQINWTLFRPTMIYGADADQNVTFISNVIRKCGFFPIPIGANGLRQPVHVNDLATACVAAIDRPATFNRAYNLGGGETIRYSEMVRRISRAAGRRSIILPVPRFLYRWIVGLLKFLPGLDYIRVEMIDRMFVDLIADNTQAHDDFGFQPHPFQPERVVRLE is encoded by the coding sequence GTGGCCGTCCTTGGCGTCTCAAGCCAGCTTGGTGTACCACTCGTTCTTGCACTGTCCAAAGCCGGTCACCAGGTATCCGGGATCTCTCGCGCCACCACAGCACGCGCACCATGCGATATCCATGTCTATGACCCTGATACTCACAAATTCAAACCTCCCCTGGCCGGAGTCACAGCAATCATATCTCTGGCACCCCTGCCTAACATCCCTGATGTCCTGGATATTGCAACCGCTCTCCATGCCACAAGGATCATCGCATTTGGCTCGACCGGTGTTTTCAGCAAGGAGACTTCGACTTCTGATATCGAGCGCAGGTTCGTCAGGGACCAACTCAACGCGGAACGTCTGCTGGCGAGGAACTCACAGGAACGGCAAATAAACTGGACTCTTTTCAGACCGACTATGATCTATGGAGCAGATGCCGATCAGAATGTGACATTCATTAGCAACGTAATACGGAAGTGCGGTTTTTTTCCGATACCCATAGGTGCCAACGGTTTGAGACAACCGGTGCATGTCAATGACCTCGCAACTGCTTGTGTTGCCGCCATCGATAGGCCCGCTACATTCAACCGCGCCTACAACCTCGGCGGCGGCGAGACCATCAGATATTCAGAAATGGTCCGAAGGATCAGCCGGGCGGCCGGACGTCGCAGTATTATTCTTCCTGTTCCCCGCTTTTTATACCGCTGGATAGTTGGCCTGCTGAAGTTTTTACCCGGACTCGACTACATAAGAGTGGAAATGATCGATCGAATGTTCGTGGATCTGATTGCAGATAACACACAAGCGCACGACGACTTCGGATTCCAACCACATCCATTTCAACCCGAGAGGGTAGTGAGGCTGGAGTAA